Proteins found in one Miscanthus floridulus cultivar M001 chromosome 4, ASM1932011v1, whole genome shotgun sequence genomic segment:
- the LOC136549414 gene encoding indole-3-acetaldehyde oxidase-like, with amino-acid sequence MAASPSPSPSPSPSPSPSTAPAPSSSASAAVVVFAVNGERVELRKGDVDPGATLLEFLRTRTRFTGPKLGCGEGGCGACVVLLSAYDAASGAVSHAAASACLTLVHGLHHRAVTTTEGLGWAGALHAVHERLAGFHASQCGFCTPGVCMSLAAALAGAEARAEAGKGTDPPEGFARLTAAEAERAVVGNLCRCTGYRPIADACKSFAADVDLEDLGLNSFWRKGDAHASKLPRYDEGTIGVFPEFLKAEIRASSGVDDLYTPLALVGSDSTWHRPRSVEEYYKLVGSELFGESRTKVVVGNTASGVYRETEVYDRYIDLRCIPELNSVSKEANCVHIGAAVSISQAIEILRVEAGGCHDVIFCKIADHMEKVASPFVRNTASLGGNLMMAQRDQFASDISTILLAAGSSICIQASTRRLTVTLEDFLQMPPCDHKTLLLSIYIPRWTPIGSLSGGKTIDGTVSKIGTSVLFETYRAAPRPLGNAVAYLNSAFLAQVSSDETSNSLILRELCLAFGAYGCQHAIRARNVEKLLVGKPITASVLLEACRLVKETIVPKEGTRHAAYRSSLAVAFLFTFLYPVTEGTLKPVKAVHLNGYVTSGTNGNPNCGPDAHVDVSLKKINDVNSGSCTNDRILEYSNQIIEISKDYLPVGIPAKKVGAELQASGEAVFVDDIPSPKDCVYGAFIYSTKPLAHVKSIELDLSLKQLKTLGVVTVKDIPEGGSNVGANTIFGPEPLFGDPITQCAGEPLGVVIAETQRFANIAAKRAVIDYSTENLDAPILSIEEAVKRCSYFETPPFLLPPKIGDFSKGMAEADQKIYSEVKLNSQYYFYMETQAALAIPDEDNCMVVYSSSQCPETAQNVIAKCLGLPCHNVRVITRRVGGGFGGKAVRSLPVATACALAAFKLRRSVRMYLDRKTDMIVTGGRHPMKICYSVGFKSDGKITALHIDLFINAGMTKDVSLIIPHNFIEALKKYNWGAFSYEAKVCKTNISTKSAMRGPGEVQGSYVAEAIIEHVASTLSADANLVRHRNLHTVESLALFHSECSEDAMGYTLHSICDQVTASENYRCRLETIQSFNKNNKWKKRGLSFVPIVHKVLSRPTPGKVSILNDGSIAVEVGGIELGQGLWTKVTQMAAFGLGQLCPDRSQELLERIRVIQADTLSNVQGGWTTGSTTSESSCEAVRHACNVLVDRLKSVKKQFQEKQGNVSWDELISKAIMIGVDLSAREYYVPGPSGSYLNYGAATSEVEIDLLTGASTIVRSDLIYDCGQSLNPAVDLGQVEGAFVQGIGYFMNEEYVTNSDGLLISDGTWTYKIPTVDTIPKQFNVKLLNSGFHKKRVLSSKASGEPPLLLAASVHCATREAIRAARNEPHCSVFGPSPSHFDLEVPAVMPVVKELCGLDSVERYLESLLTSE; translated from the exons ATGGCTGcttcgccctcgccctcgccctcgccctcgccttcGCCTTCTCCTTCGACCGCGCCCGCTCCTTCCTCCTCAGCGTCAGCGGCGGTGGTGGTCTTCGCCGTGAACGGCGAGCGGGTGGAGCTCCGCAAGGGGGACGTGGACcccggcgccaccctcctcgagtTCCTCCGCACCCGCACCCGCTTCACCGGGCCCAAACTCGGCTGCGGCGAAG GCGGATGCGGCGCATGCGTGGTGCTGCTCTCCGCGTACGACGCGGCGTCGGGCGCGGTGTCGCACGCGGCGGCGAGCGCCTGCCTCACGCTGGTGCACGGGCTCCACCACCGCGCCGTCACCACCACCGAGGGGCTCGGCTGGGCGGGGGCCCTCCACGCCGTGCACGAGCGCCTCGCGGGGTTCCACGCCTCGCAGTGCGGCTTCTGCACGCCCGGGGTGTGCATGTCCCTCGCCGCCGCGCTTGCGGGCGCCGAGGCCAGGGCCGAGGCGGGGAAGGGGACCGACCCGCCCGAGGGGTTCGCGAGGCTCACGGCGGCTGAGGCGGAGCGGGCGGTGGTGGGCAACCTCTGCCGCTGCACGGGGTACCGCCCGATCGCCGACGCTTGCAAGAGCTTCGCGGCCGACGTGGATTTGGAGGACCTGGGCCTCAACTCCTTCTGGAGGAAGGGGGACGCCCATGCTTCCAAGCTGCCGCGGTACGACGAGGGGACCATCGGTGTGTTCCCGGAGTTCCTCAAGGCTGAGATCAGAGCTTCTTCTGGGGTTGATGACCTGTACACGCCGCTGGCATTGGTCGGAAGTGACAGCACCTGGCACCGGCCTCGGAGCGTGGAGGAGTACTATAAGCTGGTAGGTTCTGAGTTGTTTGGCGAAAGTAGAACGAAGGTGGTTGTGGGAAACACGGCTTCAGGCGTTTACAGAGAAACCGAGGTGTATGATAGGTACATTGACCTCAGATGCATCCCGGAGCTGAATTCAGTTAGTAAGGAAGCCAATTGTGTTCACATTGGAGCTGCAGTATCGATTTCTCAGGCAATTGAGATTTTAAGAGTAGAAGCTGGTGGCTGCCATGATGTAATCTTTTGTAAGATTGCTGATCATATGGAAAAGGTGGCTTCTCCATTTGTCCGGAACACTGCAAGTTTGGGTGGAAATTTGATGATGGCACAGAGGGACCAGTTTGCCTCTGACATCTCAACTATCCTTCTTGCTGCTGGTTCATCGATATGCATCCAGGCATCAACAAGAAGGTTGACTGTCACGTTAGAGGACTTCCTTCAGATGCCACCTTGTGATCACAAGACACTGCTATTAAGCATTTACATTCCTCGTTGGACTCCCATTGGTAGCTTATCTGGTGGTAAAACCATAGATGGGACAGTAAGTAAAATAGGAACTTCTGTGCTATTTGAGACATACCGAGCTGCTCCACGCCCTCTTGGCAATGCAGTTGCATATCTTAATTCTGCTTTCTTGGCTCAAGTCTCTTCAGATGAAACTTCAAACAGCTTAATATTGAGAGAGCTATGTCTGGCTTTTGGTGCGTATGGGTGCCAACATGCCATCAGGGCTAGGAATGTTGAGAAACTGTTAGTGGGTAAACCCATTACTGCATCGGTGCTACTTGAAGCATGTAGACTTGTCAAGGAAACAATTGTTCCTAAAGAAGGCACAAGGCATGCTGCTTATAGGTCAAGCTTGGCAGTTGCCTTTCTGTTTACTTTTCTTTACCCAGTAACTGAAGGAACTTTGAAGCCTGTAAAGGCAGTTCATCTTAATGGCTATGTAACTTCTGGCACCAATGGAAATCCAAATTGTGGACCCGATGCGCATGTTGATGTTTCACTTAAGAAGATCAATGATGTAAACTCTGGTTCATGTACCAATGATCGCATTCTTGAATATTCAAATCAGATTATTGAAATCAGTAAAGACTATCTCCCAGTTGGCATACCAGCCAAGAAAGTTGGAGCAGAACTACAAGCCTCTG GTGAGGCTGTATTTGTGGATGACATCCCCTCTCCCAAGGACTGTGTTTATGGAGCATTTATATATAGCACAAAACCTTTAGCCCATGTGAAGAGCATAGAGCTTGACCTTTCACTCAAGCAGCTTAAAACACTGGGAGTAGTCACTGTTAAGGATATTCCGGAAGGTGGCAGCAATGTTGGGGCCAACACTATATTTGGACCTGAACCTCTGTTTGGTGACCCAATTACTCAGTGTGCAGGAGAACCTCTTGGTGTTGTG ATTGCAGAAACACAAAGATTTGCCAATATAGCTGCCAAAAGAGCTGTTATTGACTACAGTACTGAGAACTTAGATGCTCCAATTTTATCCATAGAGGAGGCTGTTAAAAGGTGCAGTTATTTTGAAACCCCACCATTTCTTCTTCCCCCAAAAATTGGTGATTTCTCAAAAGGAATGGCAGAAGCAGATCAGAAAATCTACTCCGAG GTTAAACTTAATTCTCAGTACTACTTTTACATGGAAACACAAGCTGCTCTGGCTATACCCGATGAGGATAACTGCATGGTAGTGTATAGCTCAAGCCAGTGCCCCGAGACAGCACAGAATGTCATTGCAAAGTGCCTTGGTTTACCCTGTCACAATGTTCGTGTTATTACCAGAAGAGTTGGTGGTGGATTTGGAGGAAAAGCTGTTAGATCATTACCT GTGGCAACTGCTTGTGCGCTTGCAGCATTTAAGTTGCGTCGTTCTGTCCGTATGTACCTTGACCGCAAAACTGACATGATAGTGACTGGAGGTCGGCATCCCATGAAAATATGCTATTCAGTGGGATTCAAATCAGATGGGAAAATCACTGCTTTGCATATAGATTTGTTCATAAATGCAGGAATGACAAAAGATGTTAGCCTCATAATCCCTCATAATTTCATTGAGGCACTGAAGAAATATAATTGGGGTGCCTTTTCTTATGAGGCAAAGGTCTGTAAAACAAACATTTCTACAAAGTCTGCAATGCGGGGGCCTGGGGAAGTACAAGGTTCTTATGTTGCCGAAGCTATAATTGAGCATGTTGCTTCCACGCTCTCCGCTGATGCTAATTTGGTTAGACATAGAAATCTTCACACGGTTGAGAGCCTTGCTTTGTTCCATAGTGAGTGCTCTGAAGATGCCATGGGTTATACACTTCACTCTATATGTGATCAAGTGACTGCATCAGAAAACTATCGGTGTCGGCTTGAAACAATCCAGTCTTTCAACAAAAATAACAAATGGAAAAAGAGAGGCCTCTCTTTTGTGCCAATAGTACACAAAGTATTATCTCGACCGACACCTGGAAAAGTGTCTATTCTTAATGATGGGTCTATTGCTGTTGAAGTTGGAGGCATTGAGTTAGGCCAGGGGCTTTGGACAAAAGTGACGCAGATGGCAGCGTTTGGTCTTGGACAACTCTGTCCTGATCGAAGTCAAGAGCTGTTGGAGAGAATAAGAGTTATTCAAGCGGATACATTAAGTAATGTACAGGGAGGGTGGACCACAGGGAGTACCACATCAGAATCTAGTTGTGAAGCAGTTCGTCACGCATGCAATGTCTTGGTCGACAGGCTTAAGTCAGTCAAGAAGCAATTTCAAGAAAAGCAAGGCAATGTTTCGTGGGATGAACTTATTTCCAAG GCTATAATGATTGGTGTGGACTTATCAGCACGAGAATACTACGTTCCCGGTCCTTCTGGTTCTTACCTAAATTAtggggctgctactagtgag GTAGAGATTGATCTTCTCACTGGGGCCTCCACAATTGTAAGAAGTGATCTTATATACGATTGTGGCCAGAGCTTAAACCCCGCTGTGGACTTAGGGCAG GTTGAAGGGGCATTTGTTCAAGGAATCGGCTATTTCATGAACGAGGAATATGTCACCAACTCAGATGGATTGCTTATCTCTGACGGGACTTGGACATACAAGATCCCAACTGTGGACACCATTCCAAAGCAGTTCAATGTGAAGTTACTTAACAGTGGATTCCACAAGAAACGCGTGCTCTCTTCAAAAG CATCTGGGGAGCCACCATTGCTTCTCGCAGCTTCAGTGCACTGTGCGACGAGAGAAGCAATTAGAGCTGCAAGGAATGAACCACACTGCTCTGTGTTTGGACCTTCACCATCCCATTTTGATCTGGAAGTTCCTGCCGTCATGCCCGTGGTGAAGGAGCTGTGCGGCTTGGACAGCGTGGAGAGGTACTTGGAGAGCCTGCTGACCTCCGAATGA